The Candidatus Latescibacter sp. genomic sequence CAAGCGTATCCTGGATGGATGAAATCGTGGTCATTGATTCCGAAAGCGCCGATAAAACGGTTGAGATAGCCCGGAAAGCCGGCGCCAGGGTGGTGAATGAGCCGTTCCGCGGATTTGTTGAGCAAAAGAATCTGGCAATGAATATGTGCAAAAGCGACTGGGTTTTTAATCTGGATGCGGACGAAGAGGTGACTTCCGCGCTCCGGCAGTCCATCCTTGAAGTGTTGAAAAATCCGAAAACCGGTTCGGAAGCTTCAATTTTCACCGTTACCCGTAAAACCTGGTATATGGGCCGATGGATTCTTCACTGCGGCTGGTACCCCGAATACCGGGAGAGGCTTTCAAAGCGGGGAGCGGCAAGATGGGAAGGCGAGATGCTGCATGAAAAACTGCGGGGCCAGGAAAAAATCGGGCGTCTTGCCGGAGACCTTCTGCACCGCCCCTATGCCGATCTCGGGGAGCACCTGGAGAAAATGAACCTGTATACGGATCTCTGGGCCAGGGTTGAAAAAAACCGTGGCCGTAAAGCTCATTGGACAGATATACTTTTCAGGCCGGCAGCCTCTTTCATAAAGATGTATGTACTGCGCGGCGGATTTCTGGATTATGGTCCAGGCCTGATTGCTTCAATCATGGGCGCCTGGTATACATTCCTGAAATATGCGCGTCTTCTCGAGCTTTCCAGAAATTCGAAAATATTTAGAAATTATTGAAAAAAACACTTGACAAACCTAACAAACGTTATTATATTAAATACAAAACAAAACATGAAATATTTTTTTGAAAATTAAACAAACATTCGTTAGCTATTTTTTCATAAAGGGAAAATAATGTTAACCCCAAAAAAAAGGAATAAAATAATTCGCTTATCGAGTTAACTCCGCA encodes the following:
- a CDS encoding glycosyltransferase family 2 protein, with the protein product MPANESLEHQTISAYLITKNEEKHIGAALASVSWMDEIVVIDSESADKTVEIARKAGARVVNEPFRGFVEQKNLAMNMCKSDWVFNLDADEEVTSALRQSILEVLKNPKTGSEASIFTVTRKTWYMGRWILHCGWYPEYRERLSKRGAARWEGEMLHEKLRGQEKIGRLAGDLLHRPYADLGEHLEKMNLYTDLWARVEKNRGRKAHWTDILFRPAASFIKMYVLRGGFLDYGPGLIASIMGAWYTFLKYARLLELSRNSKIFRNY